A genomic stretch from Pomacea canaliculata isolate SZHN2017 linkage group LG2, ASM307304v1, whole genome shotgun sequence includes:
- the LOC112556096 gene encoding transmembrane protein 169-like, whose translation MQSPLDQEKAEWMELTRPLAKRRLPNQPGQQIVTVPGTIQHGNQAGQSVDIHLELSGAEFCRLTSRDTAAPGKCSCGTKQGPHITLLSVLFIPFSWVSSLCVAFYYGAMSWYNFYIYFSEEKTIWHKISICPFLILSFPLSVGLSAIGIALFACIIQLSWCFDTWLKEIRDFEKGFYAWFCNFVGLAQCSPYEIIILDEDGAFPDRS comes from the coding sequence ATGCAGTCTCCACTGGATCAGGAAAAAGCTGAATGGATGGAGCTAACACGTCCTCTTGCCAAACGAAGATTGCCTAATCAGCCAGGCCAACAAATTGTTACAGTGCCAGGGACAATTCAGCATGGAAATCAAGCTGGACAGTCAGTGGACATTCACTTAGAATTGTCTGGTGCTGAGTTTTGTCGTTTGACCAGTAGAGACACTGCTGCCCCAGGAAAATGCTCATGTGGAACTAAGCAAGGTCCACACATCACCCTGTTATCAGTGCTCTTCATCCCTTTCTCCTGGGTCTCCTCACTTTGTGTTGCTTTCTACTATGGAGCAATGTCATGgtacaatttttacatttatttcagtgaGGAAAAAACTATTTGGCACAAGATCTCAATCTGCCCTTTCCTAATTCTTAGCTTTCCCCTCTCAGTTGGGTTGTCAGCTATTGGAATTGCACTGTTTGCATGTATAATTCAATTATCATGGTGCTTTGACACTTGGTTGAAAGAAATCCGAGACTTTGAGAAGGGTTTTTATGCTtggttttgtaattttgttggGCTTGCTCAGTGTTCACCttatgaaattattattctCGATGAGGACGGTGCATTTCCTGATCGTAGCTAA